From one Cherax quadricarinatus isolate ZL_2023a chromosome 49, ASM3850222v1, whole genome shotgun sequence genomic stretch:
- the LOC138854119 gene encoding uncharacterized protein, with protein sequence MINSIEDLDQSPSFVLEGCDQYLTDKEMLITMEDFERKEATKDEEKYLLVMQGNITKDFSGSDKILLVQQANCCAVKLKKGGLADALSQVLPLSNPYLFRSPGCHKANLASEVTRDKFGSIKFVNNGKNNPMIVNMFAQYAMGPPHKYYMNCKVDKAYYNTCKYLDTKKGREIIFKECMNELVKWLLTDPNGIIMEKVVFPEGIGCASAGGDWHAYLKIILDFAKELKKRRRNIVIIIVKYAK encoded by the exons ATGATTAATTCGATAGAAGACCTTGATCAGTCACCTTCCTTCGTTTTGGAGGGTTGTGATCAATATCTCACCGATAAAGAAATGCTTATAACAATGGAAGATTTTGAAC gtaaagaagcaacaaaagatgaagaaaaatatCTTTTGGTAATGCAAGGGAATATTACAAAAGATTTTAGTGGCAGTGATAAAATTCTTTTAGTACAACAAGCAAATTGTTGCGCTGTTAAATTGAAAAAGGGAGGTCTTGCTGATGCTTTAAGTCAGGTTTTACCACTTAGCAATCCTTATTTATTTAGATCACCTGGATGTCATAAAGCAAATCTAGCTAGTGAAGTCACTCGTGATAAATTTGGAAgcataaaatttgtaaataatggaaaaaataaccCCATGATTGTTAATATGTTCGCACAGTATGCGATGGGGCCTCCACATAAGTATTATATGAACTGTAAAGTTGATAAGGCCTACTataatacatgcaaatatttagatacaaagaaaggtcgtgagattatattcaaagagtgcatgaatgaacttgttaagtggttattaacagatcccaacgggattataatggaaaaagtCGTGTTTCCAGAAGGAATTGGGTGTGCTTCAGCCGGAGGTGATTGGCATGCATATCTTAAAATCATTCTTGATTTtgcaaaggaattaaaaaaacgTCGTAGaaatattgttatcattattgtaaaatatgccaaataa